Proteins from a single region of Desulfolutivibrio sulfoxidireducens:
- a CDS encoding sigma-54-dependent transcriptional regulator: protein MNHAPIQGKNVLVVDDDPHILEVLDARLASAGYHVRRAASGEEALERLKGASVDLVISDIRMPGMDGMKLLESMERFHPGLPIILLTAHGSISGAVEAMKHGAVDYLTKPFDGRELLSKVAAILLKTARHDQVFGGGKAALVGESRAMRELAALVERVAPRDVNVLVLGESGTGKELVAHHIHEKSARRAGPLLIVDCGSTPAGLLESELFGHVKGSFTHAVKDKKGLIEQANQGTLFLDEIGNISAEMQVRLLRFLENHKIRRIGDVREIQVDCRVIAATNADIFKEVAAGRFREDLLYRLKVVTIHVPPLRERREDIPILAEHFVREFCRRQGMPSVILPPETAAAILNYSWPGNVRELKNALEGGVVLCSDGVLRPEDLQLRHSDGMAAPPDAPGRSGYEGPVAAVATPGAPAGEGQPLSLEESEKKAIIRALEESGWVQKDAAPLLGVSRRALNYKIQKYDIEIPKRRALKK from the coding sequence ATGAACCACGCTCCAATCCAAGGGAAAAACGTCCTGGTGGTGGATGACGATCCGCATATCCTGGAGGTGCTCGACGCCAGGCTGGCCTCGGCCGGCTATCACGTGCGCCGGGCCGCCAGCGGCGAGGAGGCCCTGGAGCGTCTCAAGGGCGCGTCCGTGGACTTGGTCATCTCCGATATCCGCATGCCCGGCATGGACGGCATGAAGCTCCTTGAATCCATGGAGCGGTTCCATCCCGGTCTGCCTATCATCCTCCTGACCGCCCACGGCAGCATCTCCGGGGCCGTGGAGGCCATGAAGCACGGGGCCGTGGACTACCTGACCAAACCCTTCGACGGCCGGGAGCTTCTGTCCAAGGTGGCCGCCATCCTGCTCAAAACCGCGCGTCACGATCAGGTTTTCGGCGGGGGCAAGGCGGCCCTGGTGGGCGAAAGCCGGGCCATGCGGGAACTGGCCGCCCTGGTCGAGCGGGTGGCCCCCCGGGACGTCAACGTCCTGGTGCTTGGCGAGTCGGGAACGGGCAAGGAACTGGTGGCCCACCATATCCACGAGAAAAGCGCCCGCCGGGCCGGACCGCTTCTGATCGTGGACTGCGGGTCGACCCCGGCCGGACTTCTGGAGAGCGAGCTTTTCGGTCACGTCAAGGGTTCGTTCACCCATGCGGTCAAGGACAAAAAAGGGCTCATCGAGCAGGCGAACCAGGGAACCCTTTTTTTGGACGAGATCGGCAACATCAGCGCCGAGATGCAGGTGCGACTGCTGCGTTTTCTGGAAAACCACAAGATCCGGCGCATCGGCGACGTTCGGGAGATTCAGGTCGACTGTCGGGTCATCGCCGCCACCAACGCCGACATCTTCAAGGAGGTGGCGGCGGGCAGGTTCCGCGAGGACCTGCTGTACCGCCTCAAGGTGGTGACCATACATGTCCCCCCCCTGCGGGAACGCCGGGAGGACATTCCGATTCTGGCCGAACATTTCGTCCGGGAGTTTTGCCGCCGGCAGGGAATGCCCTCGGTGATCCTGCCTCCGGAGACCGCCGCCGCGATTTTGAACTATTCCTGGCCCGGAAACGTCCGCGAACTCAAAAACGCCCTGGAGGGCGGGGTGGTCCTGTGCTCGGATGGGGTGCTCCGGCCCGAGGACCTTCAGTTGCGTCATTCGGACGGCATGGCCGCGCCCCCGGACGCGCCCGGTCGGTCGGGATATGAAGGCCCGGTCGCCGCGGTCGCGACGCCCGGCGCCCCGGCCGGCGAGGGCCAGCCCCTGTCCCTGGAGGAAAGCGAAAAAAAGGCCATCATCCGGGCCCTGGAGGAATCGGGCTGGGTGCAAAAGGACGCCGCGCCGCTTCTGGGCGTGAGCCGGCGGGCGCTCAACTACAAGATTCAGAAATACGACATCGAGATTCCCAAACGCCGCGCCCTCAAAAAATGA
- a CDS encoding ABC transporter permease encodes MANGRTVSAFFDTGGEKISRQVVLPFRKSLEISIKSIKVRFFRSMITVIGLILAVAFLGFVLAGADVATGLLLSGDPELRAVLIKAGYDLPPQPPETVGADQADLEGVGTGAKERWIVILSLLVCTVGIVNAQLMAVTERFREIGTMKCLGALDSFVLRLFLIEAGLQGLAGSFLGAILGAVAAILAGLFRFGAAAVIHLPWGALVLSMGAAVAVGFVLSLLGVVYPAVVAARMRPVEAMRVQE; translated from the coding sequence ATGGCCAACGGCCGTACCGTCTCCGCCTTTTTCGATACCGGCGGGGAAAAAATATCCCGCCAGGTCGTGCTTCCTTTTCGCAAGTCCCTGGAAATAAGCATCAAAAGCATCAAGGTCCGGTTTTTCCGGTCCATGATCACGGTGATCGGGCTCATTTTGGCTGTGGCCTTTTTGGGGTTCGTGCTGGCTGGCGCGGATGTGGCCACAGGACTTCTGCTCTCGGGGGACCCGGAACTGCGCGCCGTCCTGATCAAGGCCGGCTACGATTTGCCACCACAGCCTCCGGAAACCGTCGGGGCCGATCAGGCGGACCTGGAAGGGGTGGGGACCGGGGCCAAGGAACGCTGGATCGTCATCCTGTCGCTTCTGGTGTGCACCGTGGGCATCGTCAACGCCCAACTCATGGCCGTGACCGAACGCTTTCGGGAGATCGGGACCATGAAATGCCTGGGCGCCCTGGACAGCTTCGTGTTGCGCCTTTTTTTGATCGAGGCGGGCCTGCAGGGACTGGCCGGGTCGTTTCTCGGCGCGATCCTGGGGGCGGTGGCCGCCATTTTGGCCGGTCTTTTCCGCTTCGGCGCGGCGGCCGTGATCCATCTTCCCTGGGGGGCGCTGGTCCTGTCCATGGGGGCGGCCGTGGCCGTGGGGTTTGTTTTGAGCCTTTTGGGCGTGGTCTATCCGGCCGTGGTGGCCGCCAGGATGCGGCCCGTGGAGGCCATGCGCGTCCAGGAATGA
- a CDS encoding ABC transporter ATP-binding protein, which produces METGHNIVRVSEVTRTFRMGTQVVQALKGVDLSIQAGEYLSIMGPSGSGKSTLFNMIGGLDKPSTGKVYIDEVDIAQLDAYELAWLRNRKIGYIFQTFNLIQVMTALENVTLPMIFAGLSNDEAVEKGLELLGLVGLRERHAHKPNELSGGQQQRVAIARSLANTPAIILADEPTGNLDLSTGEEIIALLKHLSSERGVTVISATHDHKMLAVSDRVVWIRDGRIDKIESRDQLNISVGVITSKDA; this is translated from the coding sequence ATGGAAACGGGACACAATATCGTTCGGGTTTCCGAGGTCACCAGGACCTTCCGTATGGGAACCCAGGTCGTCCAGGCCTTAAAAGGCGTGGATCTGTCCATCCAGGCCGGGGAATACCTGTCCATCATGGGACCCTCGGGATCCGGAAAAAGTACGCTTTTCAACATGATCGGCGGACTGGACAAGCCCTCGACAGGCAAGGTGTACATCGACGAGGTGGACATCGCCCAGCTCGATGCCTACGAACTGGCCTGGCTCAGGAACCGCAAGATCGGCTACATCTTCCAGACCTTCAACCTCATCCAGGTCATGACCGCCCTGGAAAACGTCACCCTGCCCATGATCTTCGCCGGCCTGTCCAATGACGAGGCCGTGGAAAAGGGCCTGGAACTTCTAGGACTGGTCGGGCTTCGCGAACGCCACGCCCACAAGCCCAACGAACTCTCCGGAGGCCAGCAGCAGCGGGTGGCCATCGCCCGGTCCCTGGCCAACACCCCGGCCATCATCCTGGCCGACGAGCCCACCGGGAACCTGGACCTCAGCACCGGCGAGGAGATCATCGCCCTGCTCAAACATTTGAGCAGCGAACGCGGGGTAACCGTTATCTCCGCCACCCACGACCACAAGATGCTGGCCGTGTCCGACCGGGTGGTCTGGATCCGCGACGGCCGCATCGACAAGATCGAAAGCCGCGACCAGCTCAACATCTCCGTTGGCGTCATCACCTCCAAGGACGCATAG
- a CDS encoding FtsX-like permease family protein has product MRRLGARALAVVLFCAVVAGSGLGAMAASRHKAAKREGAAPRVTVMERMPASAGADFERSVISALAALGDRRAGTPGGEATADFVFDFFSSLGVGEAGRQAYQLPFLGHGPVGIEIAGGARAARALPTDLNALTPGAVPPDGLGGKAVYGGRGDFRELSGREVSGQIVLMELDSGKNWINAAQLGAKALVYIDRGVDGGPSTAGFYRDKFELTPIRFPRFYMPLSEAKALFGDFESAAFEPPEVRVTATSQWKQTVAENIFLFIPGNDQARAHEVVLVEAPYDTGAFVPGLAPGADQAASLTALLRLALELKAAPPARSVLLAATSGQGRELAGMRELITAMRVKGRDLRGVVRDLKIDIERDTATREALKAALDSGGAGEVLLSPAVSQALVTGLKDAVDSLTMRLMRLRLETRGAEESVEGSVLAEERRVMRRLVWLDDFSTVTPEERQVLLALIPQAMARLQENVQSAEDQLRCMQSARELRRLVGDKDILAAVSLHLSSKGNGVGAFCEGFTYDLKPEVNISQCYGQIGRFLADTAGDIESAMGLSGGGEAFFRDALRQSRLRPWQSYLVDKPKLGGEVSARAGILGLTLATVNDARSLWGTPDDTVDRVDFPFLERQARFTTRLLAAVCSQPFDPGDKKPRNVLAGLTGRANFIRQGELFPERPAPGTVFLVYQGKSRFYAMADAKGIFRVNGLSSSKYVLDKAIIEGFRFDPDTGEAVWAVDKKQTGKDAYRVKMSRDAMETDLIMFGCDQSTLFSALDPRTFRYFTKIELLDGRREAPPMRSWFSRLDTLDSTLLTLFLEPGISYKLILSDTVLARKMILLNASKQDPHGTGYSVDQWPILPVTEMAAARDMWDLLAPRIKNLEDHGIFNERIRELENAGTAYLKKAEEALAGQAYETFVSEARASWALATRVYNDVEKTQKDVLLGVLFYIALFVPFAYCLERVIFCYADIHKRILAFCGVLAVVIGLVYHVHPAFRLTYSPLVVILAFFILGLSFGVAMIIFFRFEREMGNLQKRAMHVKTSEIGGLKAFAAAFVIGVSNLRRRKIRTTLTCLTLIILTFTIMSFTAVKSSRQEGAVKYRDDAPYQGALLKNIGWRTLPPEALSAVRDMFPGRESVSPLCWYELKDKTQPGMSEIVSAHGQATAQGVMGLSASRGEAERMSRILSAGRWFEPGERMAVILPTGVAERLGVVPLQPGRDMVRLFGMDFRVVGVFGPNSLDEMRDLDGEPLTPVVFPSEAAMEATEAEKEAMDSGEDVSSLQSRYQHVDGDLTAIIPYEVLMGLGGELKSISVSLPDTDPARGRTTGSGSAGDRPDARMDGDATALASTLAERYGLAIFAGQSDGTFVYHSTDTLSYAGIPNIIIPLVISVCIVLNTMIGSVYERKREIGVYTAVGLAPTHVSFLFIAEALAFAVISAVLGYLLAQTAAGLLSGTAIWAGMTANYSSLAGVAAMILVIVVVLLSVIYPSKVAGEIAIPDVNRSWNLPDPKNGIITIQLPFLMRIREQEYAGGFLLDYYTSHQDISHGLFSTDDVRFSFECPWEEQGKGPHPARIHDSFSELKSCFRLTATVWLAPFDFGIKERVNIFFLPDMKNPGFMNIEVSLERVAGEAGMWKRLNKGFLNNLRKQLLVWRSLDPEAQVSYEEHIIAGLAEQKAGGR; this is encoded by the coding sequence ATGCGCCGCCTGGGCGCCCGGGCGCTCGCGGTCGTTCTTTTCTGCGCCGTGGTGGCCGGTTCCGGCCTCGGGGCCATGGCCGCCTCCCGTCACAAGGCCGCGAAGCGGGAGGGCGCCGCCCCCCGGGTGACGGTCATGGAACGCATGCCCGCCTCGGCCGGGGCGGACTTCGAACGCTCGGTCATAAGCGCCCTGGCCGCCCTGGGGGACCGCCGGGCCGGAACCCCCGGGGGGGAGGCTACAGCCGATTTCGTGTTCGATTTTTTTTCCTCCCTGGGCGTCGGCGAGGCCGGACGGCAGGCCTACCAACTGCCGTTTCTGGGCCATGGCCCGGTAGGAATCGAGATCGCGGGCGGCGCGCGTGCCGCCCGGGCCTTGCCCACGGATTTAAACGCCCTGACACCGGGGGCCGTGCCGCCCGATGGCCTGGGAGGCAAGGCGGTCTATGGCGGCCGGGGGGATTTCAGGGAGTTGTCCGGCCGGGAGGTAAGCGGCCAGATCGTGCTTATGGAGCTTGATTCCGGAAAAAACTGGATCAACGCCGCCCAACTCGGGGCCAAGGCCCTGGTGTACATCGACCGGGGCGTGGACGGCGGACCGTCCACCGCCGGATTCTACCGCGACAAATTCGAGCTCACTCCCATCCGCTTCCCCCGGTTCTACATGCCCCTTTCCGAGGCCAAGGCCCTTTTTGGCGATTTCGAGAGCGCCGCCTTCGAGCCCCCCGAGGTGCGGGTGACGGCCACGTCGCAGTGGAAACAGACGGTGGCCGAGAACATCTTCCTGTTCATTCCCGGAAACGACCAGGCCCGGGCCCACGAGGTGGTCCTGGTCGAGGCCCCCTACGATACCGGGGCCTTCGTGCCCGGCCTGGCCCCGGGAGCGGACCAGGCCGCCTCCCTGACCGCGCTTCTGCGCCTGGCCCTGGAACTGAAGGCCGCGCCCCCCGCCCGCTCGGTGCTTCTGGCGGCCACATCCGGCCAGGGCCGGGAACTGGCCGGGATGCGCGAACTGATCACGGCCATGCGGGTCAAGGGACGGGACCTGCGGGGCGTTGTGCGCGATCTCAAGATCGACATCGAGCGGGACACGGCCACCCGGGAGGCCCTCAAGGCCGCCCTGGACTCGGGCGGCGCCGGCGAGGTCCTTTTGTCCCCGGCCGTGAGCCAGGCCCTCGTCACCGGACTCAAGGACGCGGTGGATTCCCTGACCATGCGGCTTATGCGCCTGCGGCTGGAGACCAGGGGGGCCGAGGAGAGCGTGGAGGGGAGCGTTTTGGCCGAGGAGCGCCGGGTCATGCGCCGCCTGGTGTGGCTCGATGATTTCTCCACAGTGACCCCCGAGGAACGCCAGGTGCTGTTGGCCCTTATTCCCCAGGCCATGGCCAGGCTCCAGGAGAACGTGCAAAGCGCCGAGGACCAGTTGCGCTGCATGCAAAGCGCCCGGGAACTGCGCCGACTGGTGGGGGACAAGGACATCCTGGCCGCCGTCTCCCTGCATCTGTCGAGCAAGGGCAACGGCGTGGGGGCCTTTTGCGAGGGCTTCACCTACGATCTCAAACCCGAGGTGAACATCTCCCAGTGCTACGGCCAGATCGGCCGTTTTCTGGCCGACACGGCTGGGGACATCGAATCCGCCATGGGCCTTTCCGGCGGGGGGGAGGCCTTTTTCCGCGACGCCCTGCGCCAGAGCCGGCTGCGGCCCTGGCAAAGCTATCTCGTGGACAAGCCCAAGCTCGGCGGCGAGGTCAGCGCCAGGGCCGGCATCCTGGGCCTGACCCTGGCCACGGTCAATGACGCCCGGTCCCTGTGGGGCACTCCGGACGATACCGTGGACCGCGTGGATTTTCCCTTTCTCGAACGCCAGGCCCGTTTCACCACCAGGCTTTTGGCCGCCGTGTGCTCCCAACCCTTTGATCCCGGCGACAAAAAACCACGAAACGTGCTGGCCGGACTGACCGGCCGGGCCAACTTCATCCGGCAGGGCGAGCTTTTTCCCGAACGGCCCGCTCCGGGAACCGTCTTTCTGGTGTATCAGGGCAAGTCGCGTTTTTATGCCATGGCCGACGCCAAGGGTATTTTCCGGGTCAACGGCCTCTCGAGCAGCAAATACGTCCTGGACAAGGCCATCATCGAGGGTTTCCGCTTCGATCCGGACACGGGCGAGGCCGTGTGGGCCGTGGACAAGAAGCAGACCGGCAAGGACGCCTACCGGGTCAAGATGTCCCGGGACGCCATGGAAACCGACCTGATCATGTTCGGGTGCGACCAGAGCACGCTTTTTTCCGCCCTGGACCCGCGCACCTTCCGCTATTTCACCAAGATCGAGCTTCTCGACGGGAGGCGCGAGGCCCCGCCCATGCGCTCCTGGTTCAGCCGCCTGGACACCCTGGACTCCACCCTGTTGACCCTCTTTCTTGAACCCGGGATATCCTACAAGCTCATCCTGTCGGACACGGTCCTGGCCCGCAAGATGATCCTTTTGAACGCCTCCAAGCAAGACCCTCACGGCACGGGCTATTCGGTGGACCAGTGGCCCATCCTGCCGGTCACGGAGATGGCCGCCGCCCGGGACATGTGGGATCTGCTGGCCCCCAGGATCAAGAACCTCGAGGACCACGGCATCTTCAACGAACGCATCCGGGAGTTGGAAAACGCGGGCACGGCGTATCTGAAAAAGGCCGAGGAGGCCCTGGCCGGGCAGGCCTACGAGACCTTCGTCTCCGAGGCCAGGGCCAGTTGGGCACTGGCCACCCGGGTGTACAACGATGTGGAAAAGACCCAGAAGGACGTGCTGTTGGGCGTTCTCTTCTACATCGCCCTGTTCGTGCCCTTCGCCTACTGCCTGGAGCGGGTGATTTTCTGCTACGCCGACATCCACAAGCGCATCCTGGCCTTTTGCGGCGTCCTGGCCGTGGTCATCGGTCTGGTCTATCATGTGCATCCGGCCTTCCGCCTGACCTACAGTCCGCTCGTGGTCATCCTGGCCTTTTTCATCCTGGGGCTGTCCTTCGGGGTGGCGATGATCATTTTTTTCAGATTCGAGCGGGAGATGGGCAACCTGCAAAAGCGGGCCATGCACGTCAAGACCTCGGAGATCGGGGGCCTTAAGGCCTTTGCCGCGGCCTTCGTCATCGGCGTCAGCAACCTGCGGCGTCGCAAGATCCGCACCACCCTGACCTGCCTGACCCTGATCATCCTGACCTTTACCATCATGAGCTTCACCGCGGTCAAGAGCTCCCGCCAGGAAGGGGCGGTCAAGTACCGCGACGACGCCCCCTATCAGGGAGCCCTGCTCAAGAACATCGGATGGCGGACCCTGCCCCCCGAGGCCCTGTCCGCGGTCCGGGACATGTTCCCGGGCCGCGAAAGCGTCTCGCCGCTTTGCTGGTACGAATTAAAGGACAAGACCCAGCCGGGGATGAGCGAAATCGTCTCCGCCCACGGCCAGGCCACAGCCCAGGGCGTCATGGGGCTCTCGGCCTCCCGGGGCGAGGCCGAGCGCATGTCCCGGATTCTCTCGGCCGGCCGGTGGTTCGAACCTGGCGAACGCATGGCTGTGATCCTGCCGACGGGTGTGGCCGAGCGTCTCGGCGTGGTCCCGCTTCAACCCGGCCGGGATATGGTCCGGCTTTTCGGCATGGATTTTCGGGTGGTGGGGGTGTTCGGCCCGAACTCCCTGGACGAGATGCGCGACCTGGACGGCGAGCCGCTTACCCCAGTGGTCTTCCCCAGCGAGGCGGCCATGGAGGCCACCGAGGCCGAGAAGGAGGCCATGGATTCGGGCGAGGACGTAAGTTCCCTGCAAAGCCGCTACCAGCACGTGGACGGCGACCTGACCGCGATCATTCCCTACGAGGTGCTCATGGGCCTGGGCGGGGAACTCAAGTCCATCTCCGTTTCCCTCCCGGACACGGACCCCGCGCGCGGCCGGACGACCGGATCGGGATCGGCCGGGGACAGGCCGGACGCCCGGATGGACGGCGACGCCACGGCCTTGGCCTCGACCCTGGCCGAGCGGTACGGTCTGGCCATCTTCGCCGGCCAATCGGACGGCACCTTCGTCTACCATTCCACAGACACCTTAAGCTACGCCGGCATCCCCAACATCATCATCCCCCTGGTCATCTCCGTGTGCATCGTGCTCAACACCATGATCGGCAGCGTCTACGAGCGCAAACGCGAGATCGGGGTGTATACCGCCGTGGGCCTGGCCCCCACCCACGTCTCCTTTCTGTTCATCGCCGAGGCCCTGGCCTTCGCGGTCATAAGCGCCGTTTTGGGCTACCTTCTGGCCCAGACCGCGGCGGGCCTGTTGTCCGGCACCGCCATCTGGGCCGGCATGACCGCCAACTATTCGTCCCTTGCCGGCGTGGCGGCCATGATTTTGGTCATCGTGGTGGTCCTGTTGTCGGTCATCTACCCCTCCAAGGTGGCCGGGGAGATCGCCATTCCCGACGTCAACCGTTCCTGGAACCTGCCTGATCCGAAAAACGGGATCATCACCATCCAGTTGCCGTTTCTCATGCGCATCCGGGAGCAGGAGTACGCCGGAGGATTCCTCCTGGATTACTACACGTCCCACCAGGACATCTCCCATGGGCTTTTTTCCACCGACGACGTCCGGTTCTCCTTTGAATGCCCCTGGGAAGAGCAGGGCAAGGGACCGCATCCGGCCAGGATTCATGACTCCTTTTCGGAACTGAAGTCCTGCTTCCGGCTGACCGCCACGGTGTGGCTGGCCCCCTTTGATTTCGGCATCAAGGAGCGGGTAAACATTTTCTTTCTGCCGGACATGAAAAATCCGGGATTCATGAACATCGAGGTGTCGCTCGAACGCGTGGCCGGCGAGGCGGGCATGTGGAAACGCCTGAACAAGGGATTCTTGAACAATTTGCGCAAGCAGCTTCTGGTGTGGCGTTCCCTGGACCCCGAGGCCCAGGTGTCCTACGAGGAGCATATCATCGCGGGGCTTGCCGAGCAGAAGGCGGGGGGCCGATGA
- a CDS encoding DUF6785 family protein: MIRARCVVLGIVLGLVICAVTPFNNMYLAATPLGGGHFPLAPFFILILATLAAALASRLVFRRKTMLTGLELLVSWGFMVVVSGIAYTGLARTFFINVTASTHFATVGNRWKEIVAPLVPPAWMPSDASAVETLYNGLEGGYRLGWLDVLAKIPWAAWAGPLAAWGVFILLCSLVMVCLVNLFSRQWISNERMNFPLLRVPTHMTEAYDQGQAFGFFTDRYLLLGVCVPVFLHTINGIGFYDPAVPQIPTLFLLGPYFPTTGFFSGFSKLRLYFYPAFIGFAYLTARQISLSFWVFYLLGGLLFGLFEVFGYQIPSSALGVTFGPTLTRPEETQMIGAYGVFFLFIIWLARQHLFTAARDAVTFRRAPAAESEWFSAALSFWGFLSGLALLTAWCVYFGMSLVPALLLLGIFFVIMLVATRIICQGGLAYFTLTAAPTDGLLAFFGSGFFSNIGLMMAAIMQKVLFVDLRESLMPSLMHFSKVGENVRQKRLLLGGLAVALVLAVAVSFAAMLALCHKFGLRDLQVDWETQTTVGVYENVQRLLEAPSGPNEWIIGFAVAGAVVMFVLVACYQRFYWWPIHPVGYLTMYSSAMRILWFSFLIGWMCNQLTLRYGGVALFRRVRMLFVGLIIGDFLMGGIYAVIGVYAGQSYLVLPN; this comes from the coding sequence ATGATTCGGGCGCGTTGCGTGGTCCTGGGGATCGTCCTGGGTCTGGTCATCTGCGCCGTGACCCCCTTCAACAACATGTATCTGGCGGCCACTCCCCTTGGGGGCGGCCATTTCCCCCTGGCCCCCTTTTTCATCCTGATCCTGGCCACCCTGGCCGCGGCCCTGGCCTCCAGGCTCGTCTTTCGCCGGAAAACGATGCTGACCGGCCTTGAATTGCTGGTTTCCTGGGGATTCATGGTGGTGGTCTCGGGCATCGCCTATACCGGCCTGGCCCGGACCTTTTTCATCAATGTCACGGCCTCGACGCATTTCGCCACCGTGGGCAACCGGTGGAAGGAGATCGTGGCCCCCCTGGTTCCCCCGGCCTGGATGCCGTCCGACGCCTCCGCCGTGGAGACCCTGTACAACGGCCTGGAGGGCGGCTACCGCCTGGGCTGGCTCGACGTCCTGGCGAAGATTCCATGGGCGGCCTGGGCCGGTCCCCTGGCGGCCTGGGGGGTGTTCATCCTTTTGTGCTCCCTGGTCATGGTCTGCCTGGTGAATCTGTTTTCCCGGCAGTGGATTTCCAACGAGCGCATGAACTTTCCCCTGCTTCGGGTGCCCACCCACATGACCGAGGCCTACGATCAGGGGCAGGCGTTCGGCTTTTTCACGGATCGCTATCTGCTTTTGGGGGTGTGTGTTCCGGTCTTTTTGCACACCATAAACGGCATCGGATTCTACGACCCGGCCGTGCCCCAGATCCCCACGCTGTTTCTCCTGGGCCCCTATTTCCCCACCACGGGTTTTTTTTCGGGGTTCAGCAAGCTGCGCCTGTATTTCTACCCGGCGTTCATCGGGTTCGCCTACCTGACCGCCCGCCAGATATCCTTGAGCTTCTGGGTGTTCTATCTGCTCGGGGGCCTTTTGTTCGGCCTTTTCGAGGTGTTCGGCTACCAGATTCCCTCCTCGGCCCTGGGCGTGACCTTCGGTCCGACCCTGACCCGTCCCGAGGAGACGCAGATGATCGGGGCTTATGGCGTTTTTTTCCTGTTCATCATCTGGCTGGCCAGGCAACATCTGTTCACGGCCGCCCGGGACGCCGTGACCTTTCGCCGCGCCCCGGCCGCCGAGAGCGAATGGTTTTCGGCGGCCCTGTCGTTTTGGGGTTTTCTGTCCGGACTGGCGCTTCTGACCGCCTGGTGCGTGTACTTCGGCATGTCGCTTGTGCCCGCGCTCCTGCTCCTGGGCATCTTTTTCGTCATCATGCTGGTGGCCACGCGCATCATCTGCCAGGGCGGCCTGGCCTATTTCACCCTGACCGCCGCGCCGACCGACGGCCTTCTGGCCTTTTTCGGGTCGGGATTCTTCTCCAACATCGGGCTCATGATGGCCGCGATCATGCAGAAGGTCCTTTTTGTGGATCTGCGCGAGTCGCTCATGCCGTCACTCATGCATTTCTCCAAGGTCGGGGAGAACGTCCGCCAAAAGAGGCTTCTTCTCGGGGGGCTGGCCGTGGCCCTGGTCCTGGCCGTGGCCGTTTCCTTCGCGGCCATGCTGGCCCTGTGCCATAAATTCGGCCTGCGCGATCTGCAGGTGGACTGGGAGACGCAAACCACGGTGGGGGTGTACGAGAATGTGCAGCGGCTTCTCGAAGCCCCGTCCGGTCCCAACGAGTGGATCATCGGGTTCGCCGTGGCCGGGGCTGTGGTCATGTTCGTCCTGGTGGCCTGTTACCAGCGTTTTTACTGGTGGCCCATCCATCCCGTCGGCTACCTGACCATGTACAGTTCGGCCATGCGCATCCTATGGTTCAGCTTCCTCATCGGCTGGATGTGCAACCAGCTCACCCTGCGCTACGGCGGGGTGGCCCTTTTCAGACGGGTGCGCATGCTTTTCGTGGGGCTGATCATCGGCGATTTCCTCATGGGCGGCATCTACGCCGTCATCGGCGTCTACGCCGGGCAAAGCTATCTGGTCCTGCCCAACTGA